A genomic region of Limimonas halophila contains the following coding sequences:
- the gap gene encoding type I glyceraldehyde-3-phosphate dehydrogenase codes for MATRVAISGFGRIGRLVLRAIREQSRQDVELVAVNDRSGLDINSFLLQHDSTHGAYPGPVEQVDGGLDAGLGAPVRFFQKEDPAELPWGELDIDVVLECTGKFTKREDAGKHLEAGAKRVLVSAPSKGADLTVVMGVNEDKLAPEHRVISNGSCTTNCLAPVVKVMHDTFGIERGYMTTVHSYTGDQRLVDATHKDKRRARAGASNMIPTTTGAARAVAEVMPELKGKLDGGAIRVPTLNVSLVDFTFDAKQPASIESVNHALRDAAASNRMKGILGIAEEPLVSADFNHTAESSIADIPETNVIDDSLVRVVAWYDNEWAFSVRMLDVAAEIGKLD; via the coding sequence ATGGCGACGCGCGTGGCGATCAGCGGCTTCGGTCGCATCGGCCGGCTCGTGCTGCGGGCAATCCGCGAGCAGAGCCGTCAGGACGTCGAACTGGTGGCGGTCAACGACCGCTCGGGCCTCGACATCAACAGCTTCCTGCTGCAGCACGACAGCACGCACGGGGCCTATCCGGGCCCGGTCGAGCAGGTGGACGGCGGCCTGGACGCCGGCCTGGGCGCGCCGGTCCGCTTCTTCCAGAAGGAAGACCCGGCCGAGCTGCCCTGGGGCGAGCTGGACATCGACGTGGTGCTGGAGTGCACCGGCAAGTTCACCAAGCGTGAGGACGCCGGCAAGCACCTGGAGGCCGGCGCCAAGCGCGTGCTCGTCTCCGCGCCGTCCAAGGGCGCCGACCTGACGGTCGTGATGGGCGTGAACGAGGACAAGCTCGCGCCCGAGCACCGCGTGATCTCGAACGGCTCGTGCACCACGAACTGCCTCGCGCCCGTGGTGAAGGTGATGCACGACACCTTCGGCATCGAGCGCGGCTACATGACGACGGTGCATTCCTACACCGGCGACCAGCGCCTCGTGGACGCCACGCACAAGGACAAGCGCCGCGCCCGCGCGGGCGCCAGCAACATGATCCCGACCACCACGGGCGCCGCCCGCGCCGTGGCCGAGGTCATGCCCGAGTTGAAGGGCAAGCTGGACGGCGGCGCCATCCGCGTGCCCACGCTCAACGTCTCGCTCGTGGACTTCACCTTCGACGCCAAGCAGCCCGCGTCCATCGAGTCCGTGAACCACGCGCTGCGCGACGCCGCGGCGTCCAACAGGATGAAGGGCATCCTGGGCATCGCCGAGGAGCCGCTGGTGTCCGCCGACTTCAACCACACGGCCGAGTCCTCGATCGCGGACATCCCCGAGACGAACGTGATCGACGACAGCCTCGTGCGCGTCGTCGCCTGGTACGACAACGAGTGGGCCTTCTCCGTGCGCATGCTCGACGTCGCCGCGGAGATCGGCAAGCTCGACTGA
- a CDS encoding class I fructose-bisphosphate aldolase produces MNVERMNDTARAIVADGKGLLAADESTNTIKKRFDQVNVESTERTRRDYRHMLFSTPGIGQFISGVILFDETIRQEGPDGQPLVKQIEQAGMIPGIKVDRGAKPLAPTGSEKVTEGLDGLRERFAEYGEMGARFAKWRAVFSVDDDKPSEKCIRANAHALARYAALAQEADIVPIVEPEVLMDGTHAIADHAAATERVLRGVFAELAEQGVALEGMLLKPNMVLSGKEASQQAGAAEVARTTLRTFRRVVPAAVPGIVFLSGGQTDEQATRNLDAINKLAQEDGAPWPLSFSYGRALQQAALKTWAGNNDNANQAREAFMARAQQTSAAAQGRYAA; encoded by the coding sequence ATGAACGTCGAGCGCATGAACGATACGGCGCGGGCCATCGTTGCCGACGGCAAGGGCCTGCTGGCCGCCGACGAAAGCACGAACACGATCAAGAAGCGCTTCGATCAGGTGAACGTCGAGTCCACCGAGCGCACGCGCCGGGACTATCGGCACATGCTGTTCTCCACGCCGGGGATCGGCCAGTTCATCTCCGGCGTGATCCTGTTCGACGAGACCATCCGCCAGGAAGGCCCGGACGGCCAGCCGCTCGTGAAGCAGATCGAGCAGGCGGGCATGATCCCCGGCATCAAGGTGGACCGCGGCGCCAAGCCCCTCGCGCCCACGGGATCGGAGAAGGTCACCGAGGGGCTGGACGGCCTGCGCGAGCGCTTCGCCGAGTACGGGGAGATGGGTGCGCGCTTCGCCAAGTGGCGCGCGGTCTTCTCCGTGGACGACGACAAGCCCAGCGAGAAGTGCATCCGCGCCAACGCGCACGCCCTGGCCCGCTACGCCGCGCTGGCCCAGGAGGCCGACATCGTGCCGATCGTCGAGCCCGAGGTGCTGATGGACGGCACCCACGCCATCGCCGACCACGCCGCGGCGACCGAGCGCGTGCTGCGCGGCGTCTTTGCGGAGCTGGCCGAGCAGGGCGTCGCCCTGGAGGGCATGCTGCTCAAGCCGAACATGGTGCTCTCCGGCAAGGAGGCGAGCCAGCAGGCCGGCGCGGCCGAAGTCGCGCGGACCACGCTGCGCACCTTCCGGCGCGTCGTGCCGGCGGCGGTGCCGGGCATCGTCTTCCTCTCCGGCGGGCAGACCGACGAGCAGGCGACGCGCAACCTGGACGCGATCAACAAGCTGGCGCAGGAAGACGGCGCGCCCTGGCCGCTCAGCTTCTCCTACGGCCGCGCGCTTCAGCAGGCGGCGCTGAAGACCTGGGCCGGCAACAACGACAACGCCAACCAGGCACGCGAAGCCTTCATGGCGCGCGCACAGCAGACCAGCGCGGCGGCCCAGGGCCGCTACGCCGCGTAG
- the tkt gene encoding transketolase codes for MDASTPAQPAADGAGTPHATHDEMANAIRALAMDAVQQANSGHPGMPMGMADVATVLFSKFLRFDPQRPDWPDRDRFVLSAGHGSMLLYALLHLTGYPEMTLDELKRFRQLGSRTAGHPEYGDAPGIETTTGPLGQGLGNAVGMALAERLLNARYGDDLVSHRTFVLASDGDLMEGISHESAALAGHLGLSRLVVLFDDNHISIDGDTELADTQDQVARFRAYGWDAERVDGHDPAAVEAAIARACESDKPTLIACRTTIGFGAPTLAGSEKAHGAPLGEDEIQATRERLGWPYGPFEIPDHIYAAWRGVGAGGGELTAAWDRRLAAADEATRSEFERRQRGELPASIADAIHELKEKAAEEKPETATRKASNKVLARIVDEMPELIGGSADLSGSNSTKVGAHRAASRGHFDANYIHYGVREHGMAAAMNGMALHGGVVPYGGTFLIFSDYCRPSMRLASLMGVRSIFVMTHDSIGLGEDGPTHQPVEHLAALRAMPRLRTFRPCDLVETAECWELALNNHDRPSVLALTRQNVPTLRTDGGRENSCAHGAYILRPAAQQREVTLLASGSEVQIAVQAQEQLAEQGIQAAVVSMPCWELFLEQPANYRDEVLGPSSLRVAVEAAGGFGWERWTGLDGTFVGMKGYGASGPYKELYQHFNITPEAVVATVKDWL; via the coding sequence ATGGACGCGTCCACTCCCGCCCAGCCGGCCGCCGACGGCGCCGGCACCCCGCACGCCACCCACGACGAGATGGCCAACGCCATCCGCGCGCTGGCGATGGATGCGGTCCAGCAGGCCAACTCCGGCCACCCCGGCATGCCCATGGGCATGGCCGATGTGGCCACCGTGCTGTTCTCCAAGTTCCTGCGCTTCGACCCGCAGCGCCCCGACTGGCCCGACCGCGACCGCTTCGTGCTGTCCGCCGGCCACGGCTCGATGCTGCTGTACGCGCTGCTGCATCTCACCGGCTACCCGGAGATGACGCTGGACGAGTTGAAGCGCTTCCGCCAGCTCGGCAGCCGCACCGCCGGCCACCCCGAATACGGCGACGCGCCCGGCATCGAGACCACGACCGGCCCGCTCGGCCAGGGGCTGGGCAACGCCGTGGGCATGGCCCTCGCCGAGCGGCTGCTGAACGCGCGCTACGGCGACGATCTCGTCAGCCACCGAACCTTCGTGCTGGCCAGCGACGGCGACCTGATGGAGGGCATCAGCCACGAGTCGGCGGCGCTCGCCGGCCACTTGGGGCTGAGCCGGCTGGTCGTGCTGTTCGACGACAACCACATCTCCATCGACGGCGACACCGAGTTGGCCGACACCCAGGATCAGGTGGCGCGCTTCCGGGCCTACGGCTGGGACGCCGAGCGCGTGGACGGCCACGACCCGGCGGCGGTGGAAGCGGCCATCGCGCGCGCCTGCGAGAGCGACAAGCCCACCCTGATCGCCTGCCGCACCACGATCGGCTTCGGCGCGCCCACGCTCGCGGGCAGCGAGAAGGCACACGGCGCGCCGCTGGGCGAGGACGAGATCCAGGCCACGCGCGAGCGCCTGGGCTGGCCCTACGGCCCCTTCGAGATCCCGGACCACATCTACGCGGCCTGGCGCGGCGTCGGCGCCGGCGGCGGTGAGTTGACGGCGGCCTGGGACCGGCGCCTCGCGGCGGCGGACGAGGCCACGCGCAGCGAGTTCGAGCGCCGCCAGCGCGGCGAGCTGCCGGCGTCCATTGCCGACGCCATCCACGAGCTCAAGGAAAAGGCGGCCGAGGAGAAGCCGGAGACGGCGACGCGCAAGGCCTCCAACAAGGTGCTCGCCCGCATCGTCGACGAGATGCCGGAGCTGATCGGCGGCTCGGCGGACCTCTCGGGCTCCAACAGCACCAAGGTGGGCGCGCACCGTGCGGCCAGCCGGGGCCACTTCGACGCCAACTACATCCACTACGGCGTGCGCGAGCACGGCATGGCCGCGGCCATGAACGGCATGGCGCTGCACGGCGGCGTGGTCCCCTACGGCGGCACCTTCCTGATCTTCTCCGACTACTGCCGGCCGTCGATGCGCCTGGCCTCGCTCATGGGCGTGCGCTCAATCTTCGTGATGACGCACGATTCCATCGGCCTGGGCGAGGACGGCCCGACGCACCAGCCGGTGGAGCATCTCGCGGCCCTGCGCGCCATGCCGCGCCTGCGCACCTTCCGCCCCTGCGACCTCGTGGAAACGGCGGAGTGCTGGGAGCTGGCGCTGAACAATCACGACCGGCCCTCGGTGCTGGCGCTGACGCGCCAGAACGTACCCACGCTGCGCACGGACGGCGGGCGCGAGAATTCCTGCGCGCACGGCGCCTACATCCTGCGCCCGGCCGCGCAGCAGCGTGAGGTGACGCTGCTGGCCTCGGGCTCCGAGGTGCAGATCGCCGTCCAGGCGCAGGAGCAGCTCGCCGAGCAGGGTATCCAGGCAGCCGTGGTGTCGATGCCGTGCTGGGAGCTCTTCCTGGAGCAGCCCGCCAACTACCGCGACGAGGTGCTGGGCCCCAGCTCGCTGCGCGTGGCCGTCGAGGCCGCCGGCGGCTTCGGCTGGGAGCGCTGGACCGGGCTGGACGGCACCTTCGTCGGGATGAAGGGCTATGGCGCTTCCGGGCCCTACAAAGAGCTGTACCAGCACTTCAACATCACGCCCGAGGCCGTGGTCGCCACGGTGAAGGACTGGCTGTAA
- a CDS encoding DUF4164 family protein: protein MATLDQALKRLETAVDRLERASETHLAHDTDKDELERQLSAMKSENERLREANDDIAARLDAAIGRLKNVLEA, encoded by the coding sequence ATGGCAACGCTGGATCAAGCGCTGAAACGGCTGGAAACCGCGGTGGACCGGCTGGAACGCGCCAGCGAGACGCATCTCGCCCACGACACGGACAAGGACGAGCTGGAGCGCCAGCTCTCCGCGATGAAGAGCGAGAACGAGCGCCTGCGCGAAGCCAACGACGACATCGCGGCCCGGCTGGACGCTGCGATCGGTCGCCTGAAGAACGTGCTGGAGGCCTAG
- a CDS encoding cell division protein ZapA, translating to MAQVALDINGRRFEVACDDGQEPHLRALGAEIDQRVRRLVDSVGQVGEMRLLVMAGLLLADDLDEQTGQVTGRTPARQPSAEDAETVERLHAVAERVERVAARFEGT from the coding sequence TTGGCCCAGGTCGCCTTGGACATCAACGGCCGCCGCTTCGAAGTCGCCTGCGACGACGGGCAGGAACCGCACCTGCGCGCCTTGGGCGCGGAGATCGACCAGCGCGTGCGCCGGCTTGTCGACTCCGTGGGCCAAGTGGGCGAGATGCGGCTGCTCGTCATGGCCGGGCTGCTGCTTGCCGACGATCTCGACGAGCAGACGGGGCAGGTGACCGGCCGCACGCCGGCGCGGCAGCCCTCCGCGGAGGACGCAGAAACCGTCGAGCGCCTGCATGCGGTCGCCGAGCGCGTCGAGCGTGTTGCCGCGCGCTTCGAGGGCACCTAA
- a CDS encoding 5-formyltetrahydrofolate cyclo-ligase → MAETPAPDPASGQDPASRKKALRKQAKHQRAEAAAAHPDAGERLVAHVLAMVADRPGATVSAYWPMGDEIDPRPAITALYERGHTIGLPVMQGADTPLVFRQWWPDAPLADGGFGTRMPTEAAPVVTPEVLLVPLLAFNGAGYRLGYGGGFYDRTLEKLRGENPATLAVGLAYSGQRVDDLPVGPYDQPLDAIVTEIGPMPLRQAEG, encoded by the coding sequence ATGGCCGAGACGCCGGCCCCCGATCCCGCCTCCGGGCAGGATCCCGCCAGCCGGAAAAAGGCGCTGCGCAAGCAGGCCAAGCACCAGCGTGCGGAAGCGGCCGCCGCGCATCCCGACGCGGGCGAGCGGCTGGTGGCGCACGTGCTGGCGATGGTCGCGGACCGGCCGGGCGCCACCGTATCGGCCTACTGGCCCATGGGGGACGAAATCGACCCGCGCCCGGCGATCACGGCCTTGTACGAGCGCGGTCACACCATCGGCCTGCCGGTGATGCAGGGCGCGGACACGCCGCTGGTCTTCCGCCAGTGGTGGCCGGACGCGCCGCTCGCCGACGGCGGTTTCGGCACGCGCATGCCCACCGAGGCCGCGCCCGTCGTGACGCCCGAGGTGCTGCTGGTGCCCTTGCTGGCCTTTAACGGCGCGGGCTACCGCCTGGGCTACGGCGGCGGCTTCTACGACCGCACCCTGGAAAAGCTGCGCGGCGAAAACCCGGCCACGCTGGCGGTGGGGCTGGCCTACAGCGGCCAGCGCGTCGACGACCTGCCGGTGGGGCCGTACGATCAGCCGCTCGACGCCATCGTGACGGAAATCGGTCCCATGCCGCTGCGCCAGGCGGAGGGCTGA
- a CDS encoding TIGR00282 family metallophosphoesterase — MRILFVGDVMGRAGRDLVASELPGLRRRLQADFVVVNGENAAHGAGITEKICTQLLESGADVITGGNHSWDQREALSFIERQPRLLRPHNYPAGTPGRGASVFKTTGERSVLVINLMGRLFMDPLDDPFAGVDQILSRHRLGHTVSAVVVDFHGEATSEKMAFGHYVDGRASLCVGTHTHVPTADVMRLDGGTAYQTDAGMTGDYNSVIGMDKRAPIARFTKKLPTDRLGPAMGEATLCGLFVETDDRTGLAKRAEPVRLGGRLGEHVPEV, encoded by the coding sequence ATGCGCATCCTCTTCGTCGGCGACGTGATGGGCCGCGCCGGCCGCGACCTCGTGGCCAGCGAGCTGCCCGGCCTGCGGCGGCGCCTGCAGGCGGACTTCGTCGTGGTCAACGGCGAGAACGCGGCCCACGGTGCCGGGATAACCGAGAAGATCTGCACGCAGCTTCTCGAATCCGGCGCCGACGTGATCACGGGCGGCAACCACTCCTGGGACCAGCGCGAGGCCCTGAGCTTCATCGAGCGCCAGCCGCGCCTGCTGCGCCCGCACAACTACCCAGCGGGCACGCCGGGCCGCGGCGCCTCGGTGTTCAAGACGACGGGCGAGCGCTCGGTGCTGGTCATCAACCTGATGGGCCGGCTGTTCATGGACCCGCTGGACGACCCCTTCGCGGGCGTGGACCAGATCCTCTCGCGTCACCGCTTGGGCCACACCGTCTCGGCGGTGGTCGTGGATTTCCACGGCGAGGCGACCAGCGAAAAGATGGCCTTCGGCCACTACGTCGACGGCCGCGCCTCCCTATGCGTGGGCACGCACACCCACGTCCCCACGGCGGACGTCATGCGCCTCGACGGCGGCACGGCCTACCAGACCGACGCCGGGATGACGGGCGACTACAACTCGGTGATCGGGATGGACAAGCGTGCCCCCATCGCCCGCTTCACCAAGAAGCTGCCGACGGACCGGCTCGGCCCCGCGATGGGCGAGGCGACGCTGTGCGGGCTGTTCGTGGAAACGGACGACCGCACCGGCCTGGCCAAACGCGCGGAGCCGGTGCGCCTCGGCGGGCGGCTCGGCGAGCACGTGCCCGAGGTGTGA
- a CDS encoding YebC/PmpR family DNA-binding transcriptional regulator: protein MAGHSQFKNIMYRKGAQDKKRAKLFTKLNREITVAVRESGPEPESNPRLRQAIATALYNNMPKTNIERAIKKATGADAGGEYQEVRYEGYGPGGVAVIVDGLTDNRNRTASEVRAAFNKYGGKMGEQNTAAIMFERIGRIVYGDDVADYDSIFEGAVEAGAKDVEHTPPTGEDETTGAYEIICEAEDFSEVREALREQFGDPREARLGWRPMSTQPVSEEDAQTLFKLLDALEDSDDVQQVTSNFEVSADVMQRLTA from the coding sequence ATGGCGGGCCACTCGCAGTTTAAGAACATCATGTACCGCAAGGGCGCGCAGGACAAAAAGCGCGCCAAGCTGTTCACCAAGCTGAACCGCGAAATCACCGTCGCCGTGCGCGAAAGCGGGCCCGAGCCCGAATCCAACCCGCGCCTGCGCCAGGCCATCGCCACGGCGCTCTACAACAACATGCCCAAGACCAACATCGAGCGCGCCATCAAGAAGGCGACCGGCGCGGATGCCGGCGGCGAGTACCAGGAGGTGCGCTACGAGGGCTACGGGCCCGGCGGCGTCGCGGTCATCGTCGACGGGCTGACGGACAACCGCAACCGCACCGCCAGCGAGGTGCGCGCCGCGTTCAACAAGTACGGCGGCAAGATGGGCGAGCAGAACACCGCTGCCATCATGTTCGAGCGCATCGGCCGCATCGTCTACGGCGACGACGTGGCGGATTACGACAGCATCTTCGAGGGCGCCGTGGAAGCCGGCGCCAAGGACGTCGAGCACACCCCGCCCACGGGCGAGGACGAGACCACGGGCGCTTACGAGATCATCTGCGAGGCCGAGGACTTCTCCGAGGTGCGCGAGGCGCTGCGCGAGCAGTTCGGCGATCCGCGCGAAGCGCGGCTCGGCTGGCGGCCCATGTCGACGCAGCCGGTGAGCGAGGAGGACGCCCAGACCCTCTTCAAGCTGCTGGACGCGCTGGAGGACAGCGACGACGTCCAGCAGGTGACCTCGAACTTCGAGGTGTCCGCGGACGTGATGCAGCGGCTGACGGCCTGA
- the ruvC gene encoding crossover junction endodeoxyribonuclease RuvC — MRVLGLDPGLRRTGWGVIESAGTRLTHLANGVVTTDNTLDTAQRLVELHEGLSAVLGTYRPDAAAVEESLANKNAKTSLKLGVARGVVLLAPAQAGLPVTQYLPMIVKKAVVGTGHAEKQQIAPMIQRLLPGCAVDNEDSADALAVAICHAHHAGTRTSWASVAQQGRAS, encoded by the coding sequence ATGCGCGTGCTCGGCCTGGACCCGGGCCTGCGCCGCACCGGCTGGGGCGTCATCGAGAGCGCGGGCACGCGCCTGACGCACTTGGCCAACGGCGTGGTGACCACGGACAACACGCTGGACACGGCCCAGCGGCTGGTCGAGCTGCACGAGGGGCTGTCAGCCGTGCTCGGCACCTACCGGCCGGACGCCGCGGCCGTGGAGGAGTCGCTCGCCAACAAGAACGCCAAGACCTCGCTGAAGCTCGGCGTGGCGCGCGGGGTCGTGCTCCTGGCGCCGGCGCAGGCGGGCCTGCCGGTGACGCAGTACCTGCCCATGATCGTGAAGAAGGCGGTCGTGGGCACGGGCCACGCGGAAAAGCAGCAGATCGCGCCCATGATCCAGCGCCTGCTGCCCGGCTGCGCCGTGGACAACGAGGACTCCGCCGACGCCCTGGCGGTGGCCATCTGCCACGCTCACCACGCCGGCACGCGCACCAGCTGGGCGAGCGTGGCACAGCAGGGGCGGGCGTCATGA
- the ruvA gene encoding Holliday junction branch migration protein RuvA, translating into MIGKLRGAIDEIDEESLLLDVGGVGYLVFASSRTLADLPPRGHTATLVIVTHVREDHIHLYGFTDRAERDWFNLLCTVQGVSVRHALAILSVLAPGKLAEAIAAQDKRTVSRANGVGPKLAGRIVTELKDKAPGLAAPAAAAAPEAGAAEAAADDGGGVSEDAVSALVNLGYQRAQAFGAVSAARTRLGDDAGLDAIIREGLKELTA; encoded by the coding sequence ATGATCGGCAAGCTGCGCGGCGCCATCGACGAGATCGACGAGGAATCCCTGCTGCTCGACGTGGGCGGCGTCGGCTACCTCGTCTTCGCGTCCTCGCGCACCCTGGCGGACCTGCCGCCGCGCGGGCACACCGCCACGCTCGTGATCGTCACCCACGTGCGCGAGGACCACATCCACCTCTACGGCTTCACCGACCGGGCGGAGCGCGACTGGTTCAACCTGCTGTGCACGGTGCAGGGCGTCAGCGTTCGTCACGCCCTTGCCATCTTGTCCGTGTTGGCTCCGGGCAAGCTGGCGGAGGCGATCGCGGCCCAGGACAAGCGCACGGTCTCGCGCGCGAACGGCGTGGGGCCGAAGCTGGCCGGCCGCATCGTCACCGAGCTGAAGGACAAGGCGCCCGGCCTCGCGGCCCCGGCCGCGGCCGCGGCGCCGGAGGCCGGTGCGGCCGAGGCGGCGGCCGACGACGGGGGCGGCGTGAGCGAGGACGCGGTTTCCGCGCTGGTCAATCTGGGCTATCAGCGGGCGCAGGCGTTCGGCGCCGTCTCGGCGGCGCGCACGCGCTTGGGCGATGACGCCGGGCTCGACGCGATCATCCGCGAGGGCCTGAAGGAGCTGACGGCATGA
- the ruvB gene encoding Holliday junction branch migration DNA helicase RuvB, which yields MSEQQAREVQPEATEADAAEATLRPQHLEAFVGQQELRANLQVFIEAARSRGEALDHVLFFGPPGLGKTTLAQIVARELGVNFRHTSGPVIAKPGDLAAILTNLQPHDVLFIDEIHRLSPQVEEILYPAMEDFQLDLVIGEGPSARSVRIDLPPFTLVGATTRSGLITNPLRERFGIPLRLEFYTPAELERIVRRSGELLGATMTADGAAEVARRSRGTPRVAGRLLRRVRDFAAVEGAAEIDGAVADRALRRLQVDSQGLDSMDHRYLRCLAETYTGGPAGVETMAAALSEQRDVLEDVIEPYLIQQGLVQRTPRGRLLTGAGYKHMGLAPPGDAAPARDLFSGSEDSAS from the coding sequence ATGAGCGAGCAGCAGGCCCGCGAGGTGCAACCGGAAGCCACCGAGGCCGACGCCGCCGAGGCCACGCTGCGCCCGCAGCACCTGGAGGCCTTCGTCGGTCAGCAGGAACTGCGCGCCAACCTGCAGGTCTTCATCGAGGCGGCGCGCTCGCGCGGGGAGGCGCTGGACCACGTCCTCTTCTTCGGCCCGCCTGGGCTGGGCAAGACCACGCTGGCGCAGATCGTGGCGCGCGAGCTGGGGGTGAACTTCCGCCATACCTCCGGCCCGGTAATCGCCAAGCCGGGCGATCTGGCGGCGATCCTGACCAACCTGCAGCCGCACGACGTGCTCTTCATCGACGAGATCCACCGCCTCTCGCCGCAAGTGGAGGAAATCCTATACCCAGCGATGGAGGACTTCCAGCTCGACCTTGTGATCGGGGAGGGGCCGTCGGCGCGCTCGGTGCGCATCGACCTGCCGCCGTTCACGCTCGTCGGCGCGACCACCCGCTCGGGCCTGATCACGAACCCGCTGCGCGAGCGCTTCGGCATCCCCTTGCGCCTGGAGTTCTACACCCCGGCGGAGCTGGAGCGCATCGTGCGGCGCAGCGGCGAGCTGCTGGGCGCGACGATGACCGCCGACGGCGCCGCCGAAGTGGCCCGGCGGTCACGCGGGACACCGCGCGTGGCCGGGCGCCTGCTGCGGCGCGTGCGCGACTTCGCCGCCGTGGAGGGCGCGGCCGAGATCGACGGGGCCGTTGCCGACCGGGCGCTGCGGCGGCTGCAGGTGGATTCCCAGGGGCTGGATTCCATGGATCACCGCTACCTCCGCTGCCTGGCGGAGACCTACACGGGCGGCCCGGCGGGCGTGGAAACCATGGCCGCCGCGCTGTCCGAACAGCGCGACGTGCTGGAGGACGTGATCGAGCCCTACCTGATCCAGCAGGGGCTGGTTCAGCGCACGCCGCGGGGCCGGCTGCTCACGGGCGCGGGCTACAAACACATGGGGCTGGCGCCGCCGGGCGATGCCGCGCCGGCCCGGGATCTGTTCAGCGGATCGGAGGACAGCGCTTCGTGA
- a CDS encoding YbgC/FadM family acyl-CoA thioesterase has protein sequence MTTPSAPGNNASGPGDAALSGRLENGAHRFWVRVYYEDTDAGGIVYHAAYLHFAERGRTEALRLCGFEQTELRERTGIILPVRAISLDYRRPCRLDELLEVRTTIAQRSRTSLRLHQAIGPSGEAEPRVAVDVRVVAVNAEGRPTRIPEVIAERLLTALPPAES, from the coding sequence GTGACCACGCCTTCGGCACCGGGAAATAACGCGAGCGGGCCCGGCGACGCGGCCCTGTCGGGCCGGTTGGAGAACGGCGCGCACCGCTTCTGGGTGCGCGTCTACTACGAGGACACCGACGCCGGGGGAATCGTCTACCACGCCGCCTATCTGCACTTTGCCGAACGCGGGCGCACGGAGGCGCTGCGCCTGTGCGGCTTCGAGCAGACGGAGCTGCGCGAGCGCACGGGGATCATCCTGCCGGTTCGCGCCATCAGCCTGGACTACCGCCGCCCCTGCCGCCTGGACGAGCTGCTGGAGGTGCGCACCACGATCGCGCAGCGCTCGCGCACCAGCCTGCGCCTGCACCAGGCCATCGGCCCCAGCGGCGAGGCGGAGCCGCGCGTCGCCGTCGACGTGCGCGTGGTGGCGGTGAACGCCGAGGGACGCCCGACGCGCATCCCCGAGGTCATCGCCGAGCGCCTGCTGACCGCGCTGCCGCCGGCCGAAAGCTGA
- the tolQ gene encoding protein TolQ, whose translation MANAAVETAQTVGPAAANDLTLWSLFVDADIVVKFVMLLLIAASVWTWAIIFEKAVTLRRLRRRADAFEEIFWSGGSLDDLYDRVALAPTDPLSAVFVAAMREWRRFTARASSARDETVQSLQQRVERVMDVTMGREMSRLERQMIFLASVGSAAPFVGLFGTVWGIMNSFTSIAASQNTSLAVVAPGIAEALFATALGLVAAIPAVVAYNKLTTDITRFGDRTEAFAGEFSAILSRQLEEMQ comes from the coding sequence ATGGCGAACGCCGCTGTCGAGACCGCACAGACCGTGGGCCCCGCCGCGGCCAACGACCTGACCCTGTGGTCGCTGTTCGTGGACGCCGACATCGTGGTCAAGTTCGTGATGCTGCTGCTGATCGCGGCGTCCGTCTGGACCTGGGCCATCATCTTCGAGAAGGCCGTGACGTTGCGCCGTCTGCGCCGGCGTGCCGACGCCTTCGAGGAAATCTTCTGGTCGGGCGGCTCGCTCGATGATCTCTACGACCGCGTGGCGCTCGCGCCGACGGACCCGCTGTCGGCGGTGTTCGTGGCGGCCATGCGCGAGTGGCGGCGCTTCACCGCGCGCGCGTCCTCGGCCAGGGACGAGACGGTGCAGAGCCTGCAGCAGCGCGTCGAGCGCGTCATGGACGTCACGATGGGGCGCGAGATGTCGCGCCTGGAACGCCAGATGATCTTCCTGGCCTCGGTCGGCTCGGCCGCGCCGTTCGTGGGATTGTTCGGCACGGTGTGGGGGATCATGAATTCCTTCACCTCGATCGCCGCGTCGCAGAACACCTCGCTGGCCGTGGTGGCGCCCGGCATCGCGGAGGCGCTGTTCGCCACGGCGCTCGGCCTGGTGGCGGCGATTCCGGCGGTCGTGGCCTACAACAAGCTGACGACGGATATCACGCGCTTCGGCGACCGCACCGAGGCCTTCGCCGGGGAGTTCTCGGCGATCCTGTCGCGTCAGCTCGAGGAGATGCAGTAA